A genomic window from Candidatus Bathyarchaeota archaeon includes:
- a CDS encoding DNA-directed RNA polymerase subunit D: MVEIQIIEKTSEYMRFIVSGVNTPFVNALRRIILTEVPAMAIDEIVILENSSILTDEILSHRMGFIPLKTDLDSYSLPEDCKCESEFGCSLCRANLTLEIEANEKITTVYSGDIIPENPDIAPVSDKIPLAKLAQDQKIKMEAYARLGKGKKHAKWQPVSMCVYSYLPKIKIDPKLCDSCGKCVKICPENILKQTDDGIKVQNEINCTLCMDCVDACPKDSATAVNVSWDDKTFIFKIESTGALPVERIVMEATKILDNEIKEFSNQLKKGNKK; this comes from the coding sequence GTGGTAGAAATTCAAATAATTGAGAAAACCAGCGAGTACATGCGCTTCATTGTTAGCGGAGTCAATACGCCTTTTGTTAACGCACTACGAAGAATAATCCTTACTGAAGTCCCAGCAATGGCTATAGACGAGATTGTAATTCTTGAAAATTCGTCAATTCTTACTGATGAAATCCTTTCACACAGAATGGGGTTCATTCCTCTTAAAACTGATTTAGATTCTTACAGTCTACCTGAAGACTGTAAATGTGAAAGCGAATTTGGATGTAGCCTTTGTCGGGCAAATCTAACACTAGAAATTGAAGCAAACGAAAAAATAACAACCGTTTATTCGGGTGACATAATCCCTGAAAATCCTGACATTGCTCCAGTAAGTGACAAGATTCCACTTGCAAAATTGGCTCAAGATCAAAAAATCAAAATGGAAGCTTATGCACGCCTAGGAAAAGGCAAAAAACACGCAAAATGGCAACCAGTTTCTATGTGCGTTTATAGTTATCTTCCTAAAATCAAAATTGATCCAAAACTCTGTGATTCATGTGGAAAATGTGTTAAAATCTGTCCAGAAAACATTCTAAAACAGACTGATGACGGAATAAAAGTTCAGAACGAAATCAACTGTACATTATGTATGGACTGTGTAGATGCATGTCCCAAAGACTCAGCAACCGCTGTAAACGTGTCTTGGGATGATAAAACTTTCATTTTTAAAATCGAATCAACTGGAGCACTTCCAGTAGAACGAATAGTTATGGAAGCAACAAAAATTCTTGACAACGAAATCAAAGAATTTTCTAATCAACTTAAAAAGGGTAATAAGAAGTGA
- a CDS encoding 50S ribosomal protein L18e — protein sequence MKKLKSTNPELVTLIRDLKKQSQESQTELWLSLAERLNSSNRSRVAVNLSRLNRYTKEGETVVVPGKVLGAGQADHPLNIAAFSFSDVAKTKIANSKGQCLSIRDLMKKNPTGKNVKIME from the coding sequence GTGAAGAAATTAAAGTCAACTAATCCAGAGCTTGTTACGCTCATTCGTGATTTGAAAAAACAGTCACAAGAAAGCCAAACTGAACTATGGCTTAGCCTTGCTGAACGTTTAAACAGTTCGAACCGAAGTCGTGTAGCCGTAAATTTGAGTCGATTAAATCGTTACACAAAAGAAGGTGAAACCGTAGTAGTTCCAGGCAAAGTTTTAGGTGCCGGACAAGCAGATCATCCTTTGAATATTGCTGCTTTTTCTTTCTCTGATGTTGCTAAAACTAAAATTGCGAACAGTAAAGGACAATGTTTGTCTATTCGCGACCTGATGAAAAAAAACCCAACAGGTAAAAACGTGAAAATAATGGAGTGA
- a CDS encoding 50S ribosomal protein L13, with amino-acid sequence MSSNNSVIIDAKGLILGRLASNVAKRLLDGESVVILNAEKAAISGKKQHIVTDAKTFLEVGHPRKGPNHPRRPDKIVSRTIRGMLPRRKSKGIEAFKRLRVYLGVPVEFDGKDFQTVIEASTGKLKSPYITVGELAKEIGGWTPEVD; translated from the coding sequence ATGTCTTCTAATAATTCTGTAATAATTGATGCTAAAGGTCTAATTCTTGGTCGATTGGCTAGTAATGTAGCTAAACGTCTTCTTGACGGTGAAAGTGTAGTTATTTTAAATGCTGAAAAAGCAGCCATTTCTGGCAAGAAGCAGCACATAGTTACTGACGCTAAAACTTTCTTGGAAGTTGGTCACCCCAGAAAAGGTCCAAACCATCCTAGACGACCCGACAAAATTGTAAGTCGAACTATCCGTGGAATGCTGCCTCGGCGAAAATCTAAAGGTATTGAAGCTTTCAAAAGATTGCGGGTATACTTAGGGGTTCCCGTTGAATTTGATGGCAAAGATTTTCAGACTGTTATTGAAGCAAGCACGGGCAAATTAAAATCACCTTATATAACCGTGGGCGAATTGGCTAAAGAAATCGGCGGATGGACCCCAGAGGTAGATTAG
- a CDS encoding 30S ribosomal protein S9: MSKTKKVMVLSGKRKTAIARATVRLGKGRVRINNIPLEVYEPQIARDKILEPLLLTDDKVWNQLDINVTVAGGGYMGQAEAARMAVAKSLLKWTKSTRLRTTLIDYDRTMIAGDPRRSEPKKFGGPGARARDQKSYR; this comes from the coding sequence ATGTCAAAAACAAAAAAAGTTATGGTCTTAAGTGGAAAGCGAAAAACTGCAATAGCACGAGCAACAGTTAGATTGGGCAAAGGACGAGTACGCATAAACAATATACCCTTAGAAGTCTATGAACCACAAATTGCACGAGACAAAATTCTTGAACCTTTGCTACTTACAGATGACAAAGTTTGGAATCAACTTGACATAAATGTCACTGTAGCTGGTGGAGGATACATGGGTCAAGCTGAAGCCGCTCGTATGGCAGTAGCTAAAAGTTTACTTAAGTGGACCAAAAGCACCCGCCTTCGAACAACTCTTATCGATTATGATCGAACCATGATTGCAGGTGATCCCCGAAGAAGTGAGCCCAAAAAGTTTGGAGGACCAGGCGCTAGGGCTAGGGATCAGAAAAGCTACAGGTAA
- a CDS encoding DNA-directed RNA polymerase subunit N, whose product MIIPVRCFTCGKLVADVWEDFNKRVQSGEDPKKVLDSLGVTRYCCRRMVLGHIEISDSILRFYSQKANFNSEPY is encoded by the coding sequence ATTATAATCCCAGTTCGTTGTTTTACTTGTGGCAAGTTGGTTGCTGATGTATGGGAAGACTTCAATAAGCGGGTTCAGTCTGGAGAAGACCCGAAAAAGGTTCTTGATAGTTTAGGTGTAACAAGATATTGCTGTCGTAGGATGGTTCTTGGACACATTGAAATTTCTGACAGTATTCTCCGGTTCTATAGCCAAAAAGCAAACTTTAATTCTGAACCATATTAG
- the eno gene encoding phosphopyruvate hydratase has translation MSSIIEEVTARKLFNSRGRETIEVDIITADGFGSVAAPAGASTGKAEVVPYPEGGVDAALKKFEELVVPELIGMDAEEQSDIDILLHEIDGTLNFSNIGGNTAFAVSVATAEAAATSLDLPLFQYLGGYLGNELPFPLGNVLGGGKHVLGKTTDIQEYLVIPLNASCFSEAAAANIKVHAKVGSLLKKTCKLFTGGRGDEGAWAPNIENEEALKIVSQACQEVSDEMDIECRPCLDVAASSFYDPKKGVYVYSMEGKKRDSGEQLEFMLQLIEEYNLAFVEDPFDEDDYENFAELTKKSTNCLICGDDLFVTNRDRLAKGIEMGAGNSLVIKVNQVGTITDALETTRLAKWAGYVPVMSHRSGETVDTHLAHLAVGFGCPVIKTGVLHGERVAKINELIRIEENLGNRAQMSIL, from the coding sequence ATGTCGTCTATCATAGAAGAGGTAACAGCTAGAAAACTTTTCAACAGTCGCGGGCGAGAAACAATAGAGGTTGACATAATAACTGCTGATGGATTTGGAAGCGTTGCTGCCCCTGCTGGAGCTAGTACGGGTAAAGCTGAAGTTGTTCCTTATCCTGAAGGTGGAGTTGACGCTGCCCTAAAGAAATTTGAAGAACTTGTTGTTCCAGAACTTATTGGAATGGATGCAGAAGAACAAAGTGACATTGATATTCTTCTTCATGAAATTGATGGCACCCTAAACTTTAGTAATATTGGAGGAAACACTGCTTTTGCGGTTTCTGTAGCTACTGCTGAAGCAGCTGCGACGTCTCTTGATTTGCCTTTATTCCAATATTTGGGTGGATATTTGGGTAATGAGCTTCCTTTTCCTCTCGGAAACGTTTTGGGGGGCGGAAAACATGTTCTTGGAAAAACAACTGACATCCAAGAATATTTGGTCATTCCCTTGAATGCATCCTGTTTCTCAGAGGCTGCTGCTGCAAACATTAAAGTCCATGCAAAAGTTGGTTCTCTTCTTAAAAAAACATGTAAATTATTTACTGGTGGAAGAGGTGACGAAGGTGCGTGGGCACCAAACATTGAGAACGAAGAAGCACTAAAGATTGTTTCTCAAGCTTGTCAAGAAGTTTCAGACGAAATGGATATTGAATGTAGACCCTGTCTTGATGTTGCGGCTTCTAGTTTTTATGACCCCAAAAAGGGTGTTTATGTTTATTCTATGGAAGGCAAAAAACGAGATTCTGGTGAGCAACTTGAGTTTATGTTGCAACTAATTGAAGAATATAACCTCGCTTTTGTTGAAGACCCCTTCGATGAAGATGATTACGAAAACTTTGCTGAACTCACAAAAAAATCAACTAATTGTTTAATTTGTGGTGATGACTTGTTTGTTACAAACCGTGACCGATTGGCTAAGGGAATAGAAATGGGGGCTGGTAATTCTCTTGTCATAAAGGTTAATCAAGTTGGAACCATTACAGATGCGTTAGAGACCACTCGGTTGGCGAAATGGGCTGGATATGTTCCAGTTATGTCTCATCGTTCTGGTGAGACAGTAGATACACATTTAGCTCACTTAGCAGTTGGTTTCGGCTGTCCAGTTATAAAGACTGGTGTGTTACATGGAGAACGTGTCGCAAAAATCAATGAACTAATCAGAATTGAAGAAAATCTTGGAAATAGAGCTCAAATGTCAATACTATAG
- a CDS encoding 30S ribosomal protein S2: MENFSEEELLLPQDTLLSAGVHIGTRMRTKDMEQFIYRVRADGLFVLDVKKTDERIRVAGKFLARFDPSKIAVVAGRLYSHSPVEKFCQVTGATPIVGRFIPGMLSNPLYPDRLEPSVIIVSDPKADVQAVKEAATIGVPVVALCSTDNDFSFVDFVIPTNNKGRRALAVIYWLLARQMLREKGEIPADGDLSQSIEDFEIKLTRDRGDVEED; encoded by the coding sequence ATGGAAAATTTCAGCGAAGAAGAATTGCTGTTGCCCCAGGATACCCTATTGTCCGCGGGTGTTCACATAGGAACCAGAATGCGAACCAAAGACATGGAACAATTCATCTACCGGGTTAGAGCAGACGGTCTGTTCGTATTAGATGTTAAAAAAACCGATGAACGCATACGCGTTGCTGGCAAGTTTCTAGCCCGTTTTGATCCCTCAAAGATTGCAGTTGTCGCTGGACGCTTGTACAGTCATTCTCCAGTAGAAAAATTCTGCCAAGTAACTGGAGCAACCCCAATAGTTGGTAGATTTATTCCTGGAATGCTTTCAAATCCATTGTATCCTGATCGCCTTGAACCTAGTGTGATCATTGTTTCTGATCCAAAAGCTGATGTTCAAGCAGTTAAAGAAGCTGCTACCATTGGTGTTCCTGTTGTTGCTTTGTGCAGTACAGATAACGACTTCTCATTTGTTGATTTTGTTATACCAACCAACAACAAAGGAAGACGTGCATTAGCAGTTATTTACTGGCTCCTTGCAAGGCAAATGCTACGCGAAAAAGGCGAAATCCCCGCAGACGGTGATCTTAGTCAGTCTATCGAAGACTTCGAAATTAAATTAACAAGGGACCGAGGGGACGTCGAAGAAGATTGA